A section of the Bacteroidota bacterium genome encodes:
- a CDS encoding insulinase family protein, with product MIQFKKFTLDNGLKVIYHQDKSTSLACVNVLYDVGARDEHADKTGFAHLFEHLMFGGSVNIPNYDEPLQRVGGENNAFTTNDITNYYITLPANNIETAFWLESDRMLSLAFSEKSLEVQRSVVIEEFKQRYLNQPYGDVWLLLRPLAYKVHPYLWSTIGKNIEHIQDATMEDVKSFFFKHYRPNNAILVVAGNVELEQVKLLSEKWFAPIPKGEIEKRSLPKEPVQTEKRTLTVERDVPLDAIYKVYHMCSRSDENYYAVDLMSDILSRGQSSRLYNELVKKKNLFVDISAYVSGDFDEGLFVVSGKLNEGVDVKVAEQAIDEELNKLKQQFVPDDELTKVRNKSESTMVFSEMEVLNRAMNLAIAELMGDANLANSEIDKYLRVTKEDIKQQANLLFQETNSSVLYYLKKK from the coding sequence ATGATTCAATTCAAAAAATTTACTCTTGATAATGGATTAAAGGTAATTTATCATCAAGATAAATCAACATCATTGGCTTGTGTAAATGTTTTATATGATGTTGGTGCTCGTGACGAACATGCTGATAAAACAGGGTTTGCTCACTTGTTTGAGCATTTAATGTTTGGTGGTTCTGTTAATATCCCTAATTATGACGAGCCATTGCAGCGTGTAGGAGGAGAGAACAATGCATTTACAACCAATGATATTACAAATTACTATATAACATTACCCGCCAATAATATTGAAACAGCTTTTTGGTTGGAATCGGATAGGATGCTGAGTTTGGCTTTTTCCGAAAAAAGTTTAGAGGTGCAACGAAGTGTTGTGATTGAAGAGTTTAAGCAACGCTACCTAAATCAACCGTACGGAGATGTATGGCTATTGTTAAGGCCGTTGGCGTATAAAGTGCATCCGTACTTATGGTCCACCATAGGAAAAAATATTGAGCATATACAAGATGCCACTATGGAGGATGTAAAATCATTTTTCTTTAAACACTACAGGCCCAACAATGCAATTTTAGTTGTTGCCGGAAATGTAGAATTAGAGCAGGTAAAATTGCTTTCAGAAAAATGGTTTGCTCCAATTCCAAAAGGCGAAATAGAGAAACGTAGTTTGCCAAAAGAACCTGTACAGACAGAAAAAAGAACACTTACTGTAGAGCGAGATGTTCCATTGGATGCTATTTACAAGGTTTATCACATGTGTAGTAGAAGTGATGAAAATTACTATGCTGTTGATTTAATGTCGGATATACTTTCTCGAGGACAATCTTCAAGATTGTATAATGAGTTGGTGAAAAAGAAAAATTTATTTGTTGATATTTCTGCTTATGTATCGGGAGATTTTGACGAAGGATTATTTGTGGTGTCCGGTAAGCTTAATGAAGGGGTTGATGTAAAAGTTGCAGAGCAGGCAATTGATGAAGAGTTGAATAAGTTGAAACAACAGTTTGTTCCAGATGATGAATTAACAAAGGTTAGAAATAAATCAGAATCCACCATGGTTTTTTCTGAAATGGAAGTGTTGAATAGGGCTATGAATTTGGCAATTGCAGAATTAATGGGCGATGCAAATTTAGCCAATAGCGAAATTGATAAATACTTGCGTGTTACAAAAGAAGACATTAAGCAACAAGCAAATCTACTTTTTCAAGAAACAAATTCTTCCGTTTTATATTATTTAAAAAAGAAATAG
- a CDS encoding nitronate monooxygenase, with protein sequence MINKVNALFEIKYPIIQAGMIWCSGWELASSVSNAGGLGVIGSGSMYPDVLENHIMKCKSATSKPFAVNVPLLYPDIDKHMDIIAKNKVPIVFTSAGNPKIWTPFLKSHGIKVVHVIANSKFAIKAEEAGVDALVAEGFEAGGHNGREETTTLCLIPLIKKITKLPLIAAGGIATGRTMLAAMALGADGVQIGSRFVASEESSAHINFKNRIINMVDGDTQLTLKQLTPVRLVKNSFFNQLQQAEANGAGVSELEKLLGRGRAKKGMFEGDLDEGELEIGQIASLIKEIKPAAKIVDEIISEFTSTKGEMALIDF encoded by the coding sequence ATGATAAACAAGGTAAATGCATTATTTGAAATTAAATATCCGATTATTCAGGCAGGAATGATTTGGTGTAGCGGTTGGGAACTAGCTTCTTCTGTTAGTAATGCCGGTGGTTTAGGCGTAATAGGTAGTGGATCTATGTACCCCGATGTATTAGAGAATCATATTATGAAGTGTAAAAGCGCAACGTCTAAGCCTTTTGCCGTTAATGTGCCCTTATTATACCCAGATATAGATAAGCATATGGACATTATTGCAAAGAATAAAGTTCCTATTGTTTTTACATCGGCAGGTAATCCTAAAATTTGGACACCTTTTTTAAAATCGCATGGGATAAAAGTAGTTCATGTTATTGCCAATTCGAAATTTGCTATTAAAGCAGAAGAGGCTGGTGTAGATGCTTTGGTAGCAGAAGGTTTTGAGGCAGGAGGACATAACGGGAGAGAAGAAACAACAACTTTGTGTTTAATTCCATTGATAAAAAAAATAACAAAACTGCCTTTAATTGCAGCGGGTGGAATAGCAACCGGTCGTACTATGCTTGCAGCAATGGCTTTGGGGGCTGATGGTGTGCAAATAGGTTCAAGATTTGTTGCGTCAGAAGAATCTTCGGCACACATTAATTTTAAGAACCGCATTATTAATATGGTAGATGGCGACACCCAACTTACGTTGAAGCAACTTACCCCCGTACGTTTAGTAAAGAATAGTTTTTTTAATCAATTGCAACAAGCAGAAGCCAATGGTGCCGGTGTATCTGAATTGGAAAAATTGTTGGGCAGGGGCAGAGCCAAAAAAGGAATGTTTGAGGGAGATTTGGATGAAGGAGAATTAGAAATAGGCCAAATTGCATCGTTGATAAAGGAAATTAAACCGGCCGCAAAAATAGTAGATGAAATTATTTCAGAATTTACTTCGACTAAAGGCGAAATGGCATTGATAGATTTTTAG